A single Bosea sp. PAMC 26642 DNA region contains:
- the sugE gene encoding quaternary ammonium compound efflux SMR transporter SugE — MAWLYLFVAGLFEIGWAIGLKYTQGFTRLVPTTLTLVSMVASIALLGLALKTLPVGTAYAVWTGIGTIGTAILGIVLFGEPSHALRLACIGLIVAGIVGLKLVS; from the coding sequence ATGGCCTGGCTCTATCTGTTCGTCGCAGGGCTGTTCGAGATCGGCTGGGCGATCGGGCTTAAATACACGCAAGGCTTCACGCGGCTGGTCCCGACTACGCTGACGCTCGTGAGCATGGTGGCGAGCATCGCCCTGCTTGGCCTGGCGCTGAAGACCCTTCCGGTCGGCACCGCCTATGCGGTCTGGACCGGCATCGGCACGATCGGCACGGCCATACTCGGCATCGTCCTGTTCGGCGAACCGTCCCACGCGCTGCGGCTCGCCTGCATCGGCCTGATCGTCGCCGGCATCGTCGGCCTCAAGCTGGTGTCCTGA
- a CDS encoding YciE/YciF ferroxidase family protein translates to MGLFSKDIKTMDDLFVHTLQDIYYAEKQIHKSLPKMIEKATDTQLKQALEAHRTETQGHIERLEQVFKQHGAEAKAVNCPAIDGILKEADELAGEVADKQVLDAAIIAAAQAVEHYEITRYGTLTAWAKQLGRNDCAALLQNNLDEEFAADGKLSKMAEGGVNQKAAA, encoded by the coding sequence ATGGGACTGTTTTCCAAGGACATCAAAACGATGGACGATCTTTTCGTCCATACGCTTCAGGACATCTATTATGCCGAGAAGCAGATTCACAAATCCCTGCCCAAAATGATCGAGAAGGCGACGGATACGCAGCTCAAGCAGGCGCTCGAGGCCCATCGCACCGAGACCCAAGGCCATATCGAGCGGCTGGAGCAGGTCTTCAAGCAGCATGGCGCCGAAGCCAAGGCCGTCAATTGCCCTGCGATCGACGGCATCCTGAAGGAAGCCGACGAACTCGCCGGCGAGGTGGCCGATAAGCAGGTCCTCGATGCGGCGATCATCGCCGCCGCACAGGCCGTCGAGCACTACGAGATCACAAGGTACGGTACGCTTACCGCCTGGGCGAAGCAGCTCGGACGCAACGACTGCGCCGCCCTGCTGCAGAACAACCTGGACGAGGAGTTCGCCGCTGACGGCAAGCTTTCGAAAATGGCCGAAGGCGGCGTCAACCAGAAGGCCGCCGCCTGA